GCCTTGTCCAAATTTTTGTGGGACCGTGCGTTGTATCCGGAGAACCACCCCCAAATTCTCGTGGATGTTTCAACGCTCCAAACCGCGCTCTCCCTCCTTTTCTCGGAGCGTCCGGAGCGCGTTTTTGTTTTTATCGAAGATCAGATATTCGTCGACGACCGACTCCTGCCGAACGCCCAACGAAACACCGGCGATATCGCTAAATTCCTCCGCGAAAGACAGGTCGACGCGTTTATCCTGCGACAAGGACTGACTTGGAATGAATTCGGGCCCTTCCTGAACAGTCTTTTGACTTCAAAACAGGAATCCTCAAAACAGGAATCCTCTCGAAAACCCGCCTTTCATTCTCCCCATATCGAGATCCGGGAGTTATCCTCCGTGGAAGGAACCAAACCGGTCGTTCCTTCCATCATCCAAGACCTGGGTTTTTCCGTTTCCAAAACCGCCTCAAAAAAAACGCGTTTTGTGGACGAAGCCAAACTGATCCGGGATATCTATACGGATTGGAACACAACGCAGGAAGCCTTGGTGAATCTGGTGGTTAAAATCATGCACGTCCTGGAAAAGGGCCTTTTCGAAAATCATCAATCCTTCATCCCGCTGGCCGATCTTAAATCGTACGATGAATACACCTACGTCCATGCCATCAATCTGGCGATCCTGACCATGGCCCAGGCGGAATCCATGGGATTCCCCAAGGAAGCCGTTCATGCCTTTGGCGTCGGGGCACTCCTGCACGATGTGGGAAAAACGCAGGTTCCCATCGACGTTTTAAACAAACAGGGAAAGCTGAGCCCCGAGGAATTTGAAGAAATGAAAAAGCATCCGGTTCATGGGGCCGTCGTGTTGCTTCAATATCCGGAGATCCCTCCCATCGCGGCCATCGTCGCGTATGAGCATCATCTGAAGTATGACGGAACCGGGTATCCCTCGATGAAACAAAAAAGGACCCCGCATGTCGCCAGCCGGTTCACGTCCATTTCGGACCAGTTCGACGCCATGCGAAGCAACCGTCCTTATCGAGATGCCCTGCCCCCGGAAAAGATCTTTGAGTTGATGCAGGAAAGTCGGGGAACGGGACTGGATCCTGATTTGCTGGATCATTTCATCGCCTTCATGAAATCCAGAAAAATCATTTGAAATCCCATTTTCAGTCGAAAGCGCCGCAGTAGAGATCGGCCGCAATTCCAGGGAGCCCGCAAAGGATCATTTAATTCAAGGTTCTAGAAACCGATTCCCGACAAAAAGCGTTCACCGCGAAACGCATTAACTCTCTGATAGAATAAGAGAATTTGGATGAGGTGCCGCCAGGCGGTATTTGGCAGCCCCTAGGCGGCGGATATCTTTGTGCTATACTCAATTTAGCGTGTAGATTCAAAATCTTAAGGGTTTGATAAGCCCTTGCGAGTCTCGGTCTTCCGGTAGAACGAACATTAATCATCCTGAGAATAGACCATGCCTGACTATGATGTGATCCGGGACCTTCTCGTACAATTCCACTGGATTTCTCAAATGGTGGAGGCCACTCTCCACGGCAAGCCCATCCCGCCCACCCAAGGGCAACCCACCACCCAAGTCAAGCAACTCATGGCCTCGCTCTTGGCGCTCTCGGAACAGTACAGGAGCCTTCAAGATCAGGTCGACGGCTATAGACGAAAACAGCAGGCGTTGGAGGTAACATTTAAAAACATGACGGCACAACTCGGCGTTGAAAAGATGGCCTCGTCGAACGCCGCGCTGCTGGAGGCAAACCTCAAACGAGCCGAGCGACGGATCGACGATCTTATCATAACGAATCAGGCCCTTCGAGGTCACGTTCTGGATTTGACGAAGCAGTTGATGTCCAGTCGGCAGGAATTTGCGTCCCGAGAATCCCTGGATAAAAAATTAGTCCTGCAAGAGAGTGAATCGCCCGGGCCGCCGATACAAAGCAGCGGAACCGGCCGATCGGTCGAGGCGCCTCCGCAAAAGCAGAACGGGGCGGATGACCGAACCAAAGACGATACGCAAGCTCTGCTTTTCATCCTGAAAACGGTTCAGTTAATGGACACCCATCTCCCACCGGAGGAGGTGGTCAAGCGCGCCTGTCAGATCCCATTGGACTGTTTCGGGTTTCAGCGCAGCGCGGCCTTTCTATGGGAAGAAGCCTCCGCCAGCTTCATCCCTGTTCATTCGTTGGGAATGAAAGCTTCTCTCATCGCGGCCTTCGGGGCTTCCAGACTTCGCGGAATGGACCTGCCCGTTTTGACCGAACTCCTGTCCAAAGGCAGCACGCTGGCGATTGAGAACTGCTGGAAGACTCCCACCCATGGAAAAGTTTTCACCGCTGACGGAAGAATCGAACCGTTCGAAAGCCCTTTCACGTTCCTGCCTAAGGACTTCGTCGAACGGTTCGAGATTTATTCCCTCATGGCCGTTCCGTTTGCCAATAAGGGAAGAATTCTGGGAGTCCTGCTGGTGGATTATGGAAACAACCCCCATGAATTTTCGGAAACCGAAATCGCCGCCATGAATGGCTTGGGGTTGTTCATCGGAATCAGCCTGGACAACATTCAAAGGCAGCAGACCACCACCCAACGCCTGCTGAAACTTGAACGCCAGACCGAAACGGAATCGGTGCTCAGCGACATCGAAGGGGCCATCGCCTCGATCGATCAGCCGGAGCAGATGATCGGGGCCGTCATCGGGATGATCCCGCGCGTCATCGCGTGCGATTGGGTCTCCGTCCTTCTCCGCGACAAACCCGCCGGAGGATTTTACGTGATGGGGAACCTGGGAGACCTCAGCGATCTGGTCTACGGAAAGGGCACCATTCCATTCGATTACCTCAACGGCGCGGCCGAACTCCAATACGACCGCATCCTTCATCGGGCCAACCTCGAAACCGAAAGCCGGACCTCCGCCCTGGATCTCTATCTGCTCAGTCATGGAATCCGCTCCGACGTGTATGTACCCATTCCCGTTCCGGGAGAAGTGATCGGATTACTCCATCTCTGCAGCCGTCGGGTGGCGGGTTTTGTTCAAGAAGATATCACGCTGGCCCAGGCCATCGCGAAACGGCTCGGCGACGGGCTGGAAAAGACGATGGCCCAGAGAGTGCGGGATCGCCGGAAGATCAACGGCCAATTCAAGCAGATCGAATCGCTGATCGACAACATATCCAAGAAGGACTTCAAATTGGGCGATTATCGTGACGCGATGATCGCCTGTGGACTGGATGTATCCCGCCGACTCAACCTGGATGAAGAGCAGCAGGGATGGATCAAATATGCCATCGTTCTTCACGAGATCGGAAAGAACGTGTTACCCGAATATATCCTGAACAAGCGGGAGAAACCGACCGCCAAGGAGATGGCCATTCTTCGCGGTCATCCCACGAAAGGCGCGGAGATGATCAAAAACTTCAGGTTCAGCCAACTGATTAAGGGGCTGAAGTTCAGTAAATTTGTCGCCCCTCAGATCCGACATCTCTACGAACATTGGGATGGGACCGGTTACCCTGAAGGATTGAAAGGGGAGACGATTCCCATCGGCTCCCGCATCGTCTCCGTGGTGAACGCCTATGCCGCCATGACGACCGGTCGGCCGTACCGCCATGCCCTCAGCAAAGCGGAGGCCCTCCAGGAAATCCAAGACGGAGCGGGAACTCAATTTGATCCCCGCGTGGTGGCCGCCTTCCTCCAGTGCCAGAACCAAAATCCGGAATAACGATCCGCCATTCTCTCGGTCCGGACTGACGGCACGTCACCCATCGATTGACACCTTCCTTGTTCCTCCTTTACAATTAGCATAGGCGGGTTTTTCGCGGTCAATGACCGTTAGCCGGCCGGACACGTCCATCCAGAGCAGCTTTCTTTATGAAATTGTTGAGCGGCCCGAAAAAGACCTCGTATGCGGCGGACCGGTGCTCGCGACTCACGGTGACGACGGCGACGGCGCTGGCCCTGATATTGACCGCCACGATCAACAGCCCCGGCCGAAGTTCAAAGGCCCGCGATGAAAACCCGCATCCGAAAGCACCCAGGTTTATCTCCCTGGCCGCGGGAAGTCATCACGTTTGCGGCATCCTCTCCAGCGGCCAGGTCACCTGCTGGGGAAGCAACATCATGGGGCAACTCGGCAACGGAGTTCAGGTCGATGCGCCCACCGAGACACCGGTCGAGGTGATCGGCATTGCGTCCGCAACCGTCGTCGCGGGCGGGGATGTCCACACCTGCGCTCGACTCCGAGACGGTACCGTCCAGTGTTGGGGAAGCAACCGTTTTGGTCAGCTCGCGAGCGACCTCCCAAGCTCAGCCGAACCCGTCCCCGTGCCCGAAATTACCCATGCCACGTATGTCGCATCGGGTTCCTTCCACAGTTGTGCCCTGATTGTGAGCGGCCGCGTCTATTGCTGGGGATTTAACAAATCCGGACAGCTCGGCGGCACCTCGGAACCCCAGTCGGAGGTTCCGGTGGAGGTCCGCGGAGTCGATCATGCCGTCGCCCTGTCGGCGGGCGGCTCGCATAGCTGCACCGTGACGACAAACGGCGCGGTCCAGTGCTGGGGGGGCAATTTTTCCGGTGAATTGGGAATCGCCGTGAAGGACACGACGTCGCGGCCGGTTACCGTCGCCGGACTCCCGCCGGCCCGCTCGGTCGCGGCGGGTGAAAACCATACCTGCGCGGTTTTGAGGAACGGTCAAATCGCCTGCTGGGGCGGCAACGCGACCGGGCAGCTTGGAAGCGGCTCGACGACCGATTCGGCCAAACCGGTGCTCATCGACGGCATCGCGCACGCGGCGAGCGTGTCGGCGGGGCACTTTCATACCTGCGCGCTGCTGAAAGGCGGACAGGTCGTGTGTTGGGGAAGCAACACCAACGGCGAGCTCGGAACCGGTCCGAAGACCGGCTCGCTCAAGCCGCTGACCGTCACCGGAATACCCCCCGCCATGGCGGTCGCCGCCGGCGATCGGTTCACCTGCGTCATCCTCCGGAACGGAACGGTGAAGTGTTGGGGCGGCATTCAATAACGAACGCCTCATTCGGTTCGCGAAATCAAACACAAAGAGGTGATTTCATGAAAAAGCTGTTACTGACGGGGTTATGGGTTCTGATCGGGACGGTCCTCACGGCTTCACCGTCCACGGCGGCGCGCCTGAAGACGATCGGCGGTCCGGAGCTTGAGGCCATGATGGCCGACGGCAAATCCATGGTGATCGTCGACGTGAGGGAGGCGGAACTGTTTTCGGCCGGCCACATCAAAGGAGCGATCAACATCCCGTATGACGACGCCAAAACACGCGTCTTGAAGGAACTTTCCCCCAACGACCGCATCGTGTTCGTTTGCCACGGCGGGCCGATGGGCGATGAACTGGGCAAGCTCCTTGTCCGGAATGGGTATAACGATGTCTACAATCTTGCAGGCGGCATGAAGAAATGGACCGGGGTCGTGACCCAATGACGTTCAGAGCGGCGGCCGTTACGCGACCCCGTATTTTTTGAACCATTCCAGCAGTCGCTCCCATCCGTCCTGCGCCGCTTCTTTGCGGTAGCTGGGACGGTAGTCGGCGTGGAAACCGTGTGGCGCATCGGGGTAAACGATGATCCGGGAAGGGCTGCCGGCCGCCTGAAGGGTCTTTCGCATTCGCTCGATCGTTTCGATCGGAATGGCCGCATCGGCCCCGCCGTACAGTCCGAGCACGGGGGCTTTCAGTTTTCCGACAAGATCGATCGGATATTGGGGCGTGAGACCGGTCGGCTGACCCACCAGCCGTCCATACCAGGCGACGCCCGCTTTTAGCCGCGAACTGTGCGCCGCGTAAAGCCAGACAATCCGCCCGCCCCAACAGAAGCCGGTGATTCCAAGCCGCCGAAGATCTCCCTTGCCGGATTCCCCGGCCCAGTCCGCAGCCGCGTCCAGATCGGCCATCACCTGCGCATCCGGCACCTTCGAAACCACCTGGGCAAGGATTTCCTGGACGTCGGGTATTTTCGAAACGTCTCCCTGCCTCGCGTACAGTTCAGGCGCCACGGCCAGATAACCCCTTTTTCCGAAGCGACGGCAAATATCCCGGATATGCTCGTGGACGCCGTAGATCTCCTGGACCACCAGCACGACCGGAAAAGGTCCGCCCTCAGCCGGCATCGCCCGGTAGGCCGGGATCTCGCCGTCGGCGACCGGAATCTTCACCTCGCCGGCCGACAACCCCACGGCGTCGGTCGCGATTGTCTGGGTCGAGACCGGGCGCACCGCCATGGCAAAGCCGGCGGCCAGCGCCGTGACGACAAATTCCCGGCGCGTGAAGTCATTCCGGGTTAAAAAATTTGGCATGCGTTCATCCATGACCACACCTCCGGCTTTGGAAACCCTGAAAATCCTCCCTCGATGGATCGTTTAGGCTGGGCCGAACCCTTGACGCAGTCAAGGGAACTCCTCTTGACAGAGGGGCTGGAGAGGTTTACCATAGGGGTATTGTTCGATTAGCCATTCCCATGACCATGGCCAAAAAAGTCCCTAAACAGGAATTCGTGGACCTGGGCGATCGTCGGATTCTTGCCGACGAATTGAAAAAATCCGTCGAGATCTGCCACAAGGACGGCCGGTACGTCGCCGTCCTCTGCATCATCGTGTGCGGCATCGACGCCTTCGCCGCCGGCGACAAAAGTTTCACGGCCCACAAACGGGATTACCTGAAAATCCTGGAAAAGCATTTTCCCGTCCTGTCCAAAAAACTTGGGGCTCAAAAATTCTACAATACCTACCGGCATGGCATCGTCCATCACTTCCATCCGATGAAGGGATACAACCTCAGCCAGGATTCCGACCTCAACGGCGAATACGTCGCCGAGCTGGAAATCGAGGGGAGACAGGCCGCCGGTGTTTCAATCAATATGGACCGCCTCATTTCGGATTTCATCCAACTCTGCGATTACGTTATTTCCGGCCATCCGCTCCCCTAACCCTCATCGCGCGCCGTCCGCGATCCGGTCAACGCGTCATCCAGGAGCGCGACCGGATCGTCAGCAAAGCGTACGGAAAGATCCAGAGCAGCGTCAAGAACGAGTAGTAGGCGTAAAGCACGCCGAAGAGACAGTTCCAGGACCGCTCGCTCTGCAAATAGAACAGCATGTAAAACCCGGACATCAATCCGATCGCGATCAGAACCCGCGGGATCGTCCACGGATCGCTGACCGACAGCACGACCATCAGCGTCAGGGCCGCATAGCTTACGGGATACCGCAGATTGGTGACGAAGCGGTCCAGGATCGCGATCAGGCGGGGTCCAACGGGCCGGGTCCAGACGATGCGCAAAAAACGCAGATCTTCACGGATGTAGCTCCGGTCCCAACGGATATACATTTTACACAGCTTCGCATACCGATCCGGAACCACGGTGCGGACCACCGCCGTCCGCTGGTAGACGGTGTCATACCCGCACGACAGGATGAAATTCGTCAGCGCGCGATCCTCGCCGTAGGTGCATTGGGCGCCCAGGAAGGTCTGTCGCTCCCACGGGAGCAGCACCCGGCGCACCACCGCGATCCGATACGCGGTCAACGCGCCGGGGCAACAGTAAACCGTGCGGTAGGTGGACTGCGTCGCACGCAAAAAGTCGAAGGCCAAGACGTACCGAACCTGCAACATCCGCGGAATCAACCCCTGTCGCCGATTGTAGACCTCCACTTTCCCGCCCACGGCGCCCACGTTCGAGTAGCGAAAAGGCCCGGCCAGCGCCAGGAGTGAACCGCTGTCGATCACGCTGTCGGAATCCACGGTGACGACGATTTCCCCGCGAGCCCGCCGAAAACCCTCCGCCAATGCGGCGCGCTTGCCTTGATTCCGCTGGAACCGTATCGGCGTGACCAAGTCCGGATGTCGTTGAGCGGCGCGCTCGATATATTTCCAGGTATCGTCCCGGCTTCCGTCATCCACGACAAGAATCTCCAACCGCTCTCGCGGATAGAGCGCCGCCGCCACGGAACCGACGGTCTTCTCGACCATCGCCCCCTCGTTATAGGCCGGGATGATGACGGTCAGCGAAGGGGCTTCGGCCATGGAGGCGGATGCAAAGGGCCGGTAGCGGAACCACAGAAAGGTCCGAAAAGCCAATAACGAGGTCCCCATGATAATCCATAAGAAGCCCGGCCGCTCGATAAACCGGGCCCATTGGTTGGACACGGATTCGTGGAACAAAGGACGGAAGAGGTGGCTTGAGAGAAGGCTGTAGCTGAGTCCGGCGAGACTCAAAAAGATGGCGCCTCTGAGGATCCAATCCCAAAGGTCCGTACGAGTTTTGACGACCCCTTTCTCACGAATTAAGATTGATTCCGAAGACATTCTGTTTACTTTCTGAGCAATGTATAAAGATTTTTTAAGTATAAGATAAATCGGTGACGGATCTCAAGAGGCGGCAAAAGGCGGACGGGAAGAATCCGATTCGGCCTTGACATTCTTGATCAAAGCACCGAGGATCATTGTACCATAGACCCTTGCCTTTTTTCGAGCGGTTGGGTATAGTGCCTCCCCTTAGGAGGCGGAACATAAGGCATGGCCGAACTCGAAGTGCCGAAACTGGAAGAGCTGGAGCAATTCAAAACCCGATCCTTCGAGCGGCGGGTGGCGCTCACGACCTCGATCTTCGCCGTAATCCTGGCCATCGCCGGTCTCGGCGGAAACAACGCCACCAAGGAGATGCTCTTGGCCCAGCAACAGTCTTCGGATCAGTGGGCTTTCTACCAGGCGAAGTCGATCAAGGAACACCAGACACGGACGCATCGGCTGCAGCTCGACCTGGAGTTGGCCGAGCGCGGCGCCAAGATGCCGCCCGAGGCGCGGAAGAAAACCGAGGCGCTCCTGGCGCAGGTCACGGACGAGGAGAAGCGCTACCAGTCCGAGAAGCAGGAGATCGAAAAAGAGGCGAAGGCCCTGGAACATGAACGCGACGTGAACCGCACCAAGGACCCGTATTTCGATTTCGCCGAAGTGCTGCTTCAGATCGCGATCGTCATGGCCTCGATCTCGATCCTGGCCGACACGCCGGTGATCTTTCATTTCAGCCTGGTCCTCGCCTCGTTCGGCGGCTTCCTGGCGTTGAACGGCTATTTGCTTCTCCTCCGGATCCCCTTTCTTCAAACCGGCCATTGACCCGTGCGGAGGACACCGCCTTGCCTTTTTTGAAATCCTTGGGTATAGTCCATCACAATCAGGAGGGGTGGCGTTGGAATATCACCCGGCACCGGATATCGACGAGGAGATCGCGCAGATCGTCCGGTCGCTTGAGATGGACCACATCCAACCCGGGCGCGTCCGGGCGATCCGAAGCCGGGGGACCAAAAGCCGCCGGATTCTGGCCCGCTGCCACGGTTTGCCCAAAGCCCTTCAGACCGGGTTGAGTCTCCCAGCCCATTACGTGATCGAGCTCGTCTCGGAAAACTACAACCGTCTCTCCGAAGACGAGCGGACCAAAACCCTGATCCACGAGCTCCTCCACATCCCGCGCGTCTTCGGCGGGGGTTTCCGAAACCACGACTATGTCCGAGACCGCCGGGTGAACCAACTCTACGAACAGTACCTGAGAAAAACAAGGAATCCGCCCGGCCTTCCCCCGCCTTGACCATCCTCGTCCCGGAAGCGTACCATCGAAGCTCGTCACGCCGGCCCCGCCGGGACAAGAACGCCGTCTCACCGAACAGCACAGGAGGACCCCATGAGCCGCAACGCCTGTCTTTTCACCCTTGCAGCGATCTTCTTTTCCTCTTTCTCCTTCACTCCGATAATCCGCACCGCCGCGGGGGAGGATACGATCACGGCGTCATCGGTGAGATTTTTGACAAAGTCTATATCGACGGCTCCCTGAACGGAGCGATAAATTATAAGGTCCAAACGACGACGGTTCCGTCCGGCGGCGCGGTCATCGTCGAGTTTGTAGTCGACGCGCCCGGGGCCTATCGTCTGGTGGATCACAGCATCTTTCGGGTGGCCGACCGGCAATGGAATCCGCCTTCCAACCTGCACATCTGGCCCGTGCCGGGCGGACTGATCATGGTCTTGGAATTTTAACGCGGGGCCGTTCGGCTGTCTTGCTCTGATCGCCGCCGGTCTGATGGCTGAAATGGAGGAAATGATGGGCCGCAATGAAGAAAAAATGAACATGGTCAAGGAAGAGATCTTCGGCAAAGTACCGGAGGTCACTCTGATCTTCTGGATCATCAAGGTCCTGGCCACGACCCTGGGCGAGACCGGCGGGGATGCCGTGTCCATGTCGATGAATCTCGGCTATATCGTGAGCACTGGAATTTTTGCGGTGATCTTCATCGCTGCGGTCATCGTCCAGGTCTCCGCGAAGCGATTTCATCCGGTCGTGTACTGGACGACCATTGTGGCAACGACAACGGTTGGAACGACCTTGGCGGACTTCGCGGATCGTTCGCTGGGCATCGGATATGCGGGCGGAACAACCATTTTGTTCGCCCTTCTGATGGCGTCACTGTTCATTTGGTATCGCGCTCTTGGTTCGGTCGCCGTGAATACCGTAAGCACTCCGAAATCCGAAATGTTCTACTGGGTCACCATCATGTTTTCTCAGACCTTGGGCACTGCGCTTGGCGACTGGACCGCGGATGCCGACGGCCTTGGATACAATGGCGGCGCGTTGGTGTTTAGCGCAATGCT
This genomic interval from Nitrospiria bacterium contains the following:
- a CDS encoding HD domain-containing phosphohydrolase codes for the protein MPDQDSPKKPDPTSPDGPRKTPRFQEIVPSSPEEKFLRALSKFLWDRALYPENHPQILVDVSTLQTALSLLFSERPERVFVFIEDQIFVDDRLLPNAQRNTGDIAKFLRERQVDAFILRQGLTWNEFGPFLNSLLTSKQESSKQESSRKPAFHSPHIEIRELSSVEGTKPVVPSIIQDLGFSVSKTASKKTRFVDEAKLIRDIYTDWNTTQEALVNLVVKIMHVLEKGLFENHQSFIPLADLKSYDEYTYVHAINLAILTMAQAESMGFPKEAVHAFGVGALLHDVGKTQVPIDVLNKQGKLSPEEFEEMKKHPVHGAVVLLQYPEIPPIAAIVAYEHHLKYDGTGYPSMKQKRTPHVASRFTSISDQFDAMRSNRPYRDALPPEKIFELMQESRGTGLDPDLLDHFIAFMKSRKII
- a CDS encoding HD domain-containing phosphohydrolase, with the translated sequence MPDYDVIRDLLVQFHWISQMVEATLHGKPIPPTQGQPTTQVKQLMASLLALSEQYRSLQDQVDGYRRKQQALEVTFKNMTAQLGVEKMASSNAALLEANLKRAERRIDDLIITNQALRGHVLDLTKQLMSSRQEFASRESLDKKLVLQESESPGPPIQSSGTGRSVEAPPQKQNGADDRTKDDTQALLFILKTVQLMDTHLPPEEVVKRACQIPLDCFGFQRSAAFLWEEASASFIPVHSLGMKASLIAAFGASRLRGMDLPVLTELLSKGSTLAIENCWKTPTHGKVFTADGRIEPFESPFTFLPKDFVERFEIYSLMAVPFANKGRILGVLLVDYGNNPHEFSETEIAAMNGLGLFIGISLDNIQRQQTTTQRLLKLERQTETESVLSDIEGAIASIDQPEQMIGAVIGMIPRVIACDWVSVLLRDKPAGGFYVMGNLGDLSDLVYGKGTIPFDYLNGAAELQYDRILHRANLETESRTSALDLYLLSHGIRSDVYVPIPVPGEVIGLLHLCSRRVAGFVQEDITLAQAIAKRLGDGLEKTMAQRVRDRRKINGQFKQIESLIDNISKKDFKLGDYRDAMIACGLDVSRRLNLDEEQQGWIKYAIVLHEIGKNVLPEYILNKREKPTAKEMAILRGHPTKGAEMIKNFRFSQLIKGLKFSKFVAPQIRHLYEHWDGTGYPEGLKGETIPIGSRIVSVVNAYAAMTTGRPYRHALSKAEALQEIQDGAGTQFDPRVVAAFLQCQNQNPE
- a CDS encoding rhodanese-like domain-containing protein, whose translation is MKKLLLTGLWVLIGTVLTASPSTAARLKTIGGPELEAMMADGKSMVIVDVREAELFSAGHIKGAINIPYDDAKTRVLKELSPNDRIVFVCHGGPMGDELGKLLVRNGYNDVYNLAGGMKKWTGVVTQ
- a CDS encoding dienelactone hydrolase family protein, yielding MDERMPNFLTRNDFTRREFVVTALAAGFAMAVRPVSTQTIATDAVGLSAGEVKIPVADGEIPAYRAMPAEGGPFPVVLVVQEIYGVHEHIRDICRRFGKRGYLAVAPELYARQGDVSKIPDVQEILAQVVSKVPDAQVMADLDAAADWAGESGKGDLRRLGITGFCWGGRIVWLYAAHSSRLKAGVAWYGRLVGQPTGLTPQYPIDLVGKLKAPVLGLYGGADAAIPIETIERMRKTLQAAGSPSRIIVYPDAPHGFHADYRPSYRKEAAQDGWERLLEWFKKYGVA
- a CDS encoding glycosyltransferase yields the protein MSSESILIREKGVVKTRTDLWDWILRGAIFLSLAGLSYSLLSSHLFRPLFHESVSNQWARFIERPGFLWIIMGTSLLAFRTFLWFRYRPFASASMAEAPSLTVIIPAYNEGAMVEKTVGSVAAALYPRERLEILVVDDGSRDDTWKYIERAAQRHPDLVTPIRFQRNQGKRAALAEGFRRARGEIVVTVDSDSVIDSGSLLALAGPFRYSNVGAVGGKVEVYNRRQGLIPRMLQVRYVLAFDFLRATQSTYRTVYCCPGALTAYRIAVVRRVLLPWERQTFLGAQCTYGEDRALTNFILSCGYDTVYQRTAVVRTVVPDRYAKLCKMYIRWDRSYIREDLRFLRIVWTRPVGPRLIAILDRFVTNLRYPVSYAALTLMVVLSVSDPWTIPRVLIAIGLMSGFYMLFYLQSERSWNCLFGVLYAYYSFLTLLWIFPYALLTIRSRSWMTR
- a CDS encoding DUF4337 domain-containing protein → MAELEVPKLEELEQFKTRSFERRVALTTSIFAVILAIAGLGGNNATKEMLLAQQQSSDQWAFYQAKSIKEHQTRTHRLQLDLELAERGAKMPPEARKKTEALLAQVTDEEKRYQSEKQEIEKEAKALEHERDVNRTKDPYFDFAEVLLQIAIVMASISILADTPVIFHFSLVLASFGGFLALNGYLLLLRIPFLQTGH
- a CDS encoding putative metallopeptidase, with amino-acid sequence MEYHPAPDIDEEIAQIVRSLEMDHIQPGRVRAIRSRGTKSRRILARCHGLPKALQTGLSLPAHYVIELVSENYNRLSEDERTKTLIHELLHIPRVFGGGFRNHDYVRDRRVNQLYEQYLRKTRNPPGLPPP